The DNA segment GGAGCACAGCTTCATTCTCCTGGATGGCATGCTTTCAAATCTTTCAGACGATGATCTTATTTCTGAAAGCCTTAGTGCCTTAAAGTCGTGTCTTGGTTCATTCCAACTCATCGGATTCATTCACAACCGAGGGTATGTGAATAATTATGACGTGTTCCCGTGCTATAATGAGGCCCGTAAGTGGGACATCAAACGTCCCAATAAATCCTCTTCCAAATGGGTGAGAGTTTTGGACATAGACAAGGATGGAGAGGAAGTAGATCACACCTCAGGTGTTGAGGTCTGGCATTCTGCAGTTGTGCCGCTTGAGTCCGAGCAAGCTGGCTTAACGTTTGATGATAACGTTGAAGTTGAGGCGGAAGCAAGATGACGCAAAAAAAGGAAAGCATAGTAAGAGAAGCCCTTCGGAAGATGGCAGGCAAAAATGCCAAGCTCAATCCCGGCAAGCTCCAAAGCCGAATAATGCGGACAACTGGTCTTGATACCGTCTCAATCAAAATCGGGATGCAAGCGTTACTCGACAAGAAGGAAATTGAGGCTGTTGAATGGGATTCAATGAACTGCATGCCTCTTGGCCAAATGTCTTTGAACCTAAAGCCACTCCCCGTTGAGCCGCATGTGCATTCCTGGCAGCAAGCTGTATCAATATCATCCCTTGCACCCAAAGCAAAAAAAGCTCTTTCACACAAGCGAGTTGCTGGCAAAATGAAGGGGGCATCTGATGGTTTTATGGTCGAGCTTATCAGATCTATTGAAGTGTTGATTCAAGGTCAGGATGACATACCAGAAGGAAGCCCATTGTTTGAGGCCAGCGCCAGGTTTCTTTGTGGATCTTCAAAGATGCTCGATGATTTTGGCCCAACACTACTTAAAACGATCGGCTTAGATGTCGAACGCTTTTCTAGGTCACCTAGATATGTGATAGTGGCAGGCCCACCTTCTCCAGAAGCGGTTGTTCTTATTGAAAATCCACATTCTTTTGAAAGAGCCATTCAAAGTGATGCTTCCTGTGCTTACGTCTGTACATATGGGTTTGGTTTGACGATGAGCCATGATGGATATGGAACTCTTTTACTTGAAAATATCACAACCCATCTTCCCCATCTAAAAACATTGGTTCGCCGAGGGAATCCTCCAAAAATTAGGACTCTACTTGAACATCAAAAATTGTTTTTTTGGGGAGACTTGGATCTTTCAGGGATGCGAATCTATGATTCATTACACCTGCAATATCCTCATATACGACTTTCAGCTTTATATGGCCCCATGTTGAAGTCATTAAAGGAGGGAGGAAGTCATCCTTATATACCGGCTGCAGGGAAAGGAAAGCCTGGACAGCCAGTACAACATAAGAAACTCGGTGAATTAAAGGATTCGGTTGCACAAAGGGTAGCTAATCTTTGTGCTCAACGAGCCGTTGATCAAGAGATAGTTCTTGAGGGATTCAAAGAATTAAGCATGCACCAACTCAGTGAAGCAATGATTGAGGAGTTCTTTAATGAGTAAGCATATCGCCATGGAACTGAACTGCCCAGGATGGATTCAAAAGCTCATCGAGAACAAAGACGAGATCCAAGCAAAGCAAGCTATCAGAAATGAATTTGAAAAGCTTGTGGAAGGGCTGGAACTACCTCTTTCCGAACAAACGATCGGTGAATCTCATTTGCACGGTGATTGCCGGGAATTCAGACGCCTGAGCCTCTTTGTGAAGTACCACAGTACCTACCATGTTCGACGAGGAGGCTGCGGCCTGTGCAGCAAACACCATTGGCTTGCGACATGGTGCATCCTGCCTAGCCATCACGCTAAGGAAGTAGAGATCGCAGAACAGGTGGCTAAAGACTTTGATCGTCGCTATCCGTACCTGGGCATCCTCTCGATGCCCTATGAATGGTGGCAAATTTAGAACAGGAGTATAGACATGACTACTACAGCATCATCTGTCGATTGGGTTAAGCTCATTGGCGGTGGTTTCGCTCACCAGACAGCTCCCTTTGCTGTGCATCCTCTTGATAAAGGCCGTGCTAAAGAATATCTGCAACAAGCGAAGGCCCATGGCTTGACCGTTTCAGATGCAGTTGCCCACGCTAAAGAATACCTGGCCACGGCCATAGGATGGCCGGTCAATGAAGCAGAAGCACTCCAGCGCGTAAGGGAGTTCTTCGCAGGGAAGCTGCCCCAGTAACTCCCTACCAATGACATTGGGCTTACTTATTGATACAAAGACGAAGAGAGCCTGATTGCTTTGCGACCAGGACCATTTCAACCCCATCACTCAAGGAGGCACGACATGACATTTCTATAGGTAATCTATAACCATAGGAGGTCTGTCATGCCTGACTATCGTTGGTCGTACTATCTCACCGCTCCGTGGGAGCTGGTGGATGAATGGTATCGTGCGGTCAAATTCGGTATCCGTAATCTGTTCCAGTGGTTTCCCGTTGTGTGGGCCGATCGACACTACACGTCCTGGGGAATGTTCAACGTTATCCGTCACAAGCTCGTGCTCATGCAGCGTGAGTTGAGCCGTAATCCGTATTACGTGGGCGCAGAACGCGATCTGCACTTGATGCACATCTGTGAGCTGCTCATCGAGCGCTACTTCGCAGATAAGTACAGCGAACGTTGTTTCAAGCGCCATGAGGAGAAATGGGGTGAAATGCGCGACTTCTGGGAACCGTCCTACGACCACGAAACCGGCGATATCGATCCGAACTACTGCATGTCGTTTACGGATTGGCCAAACGCTCCCACTCCGAAGTTGGAAGGAAAAGCGTGGAAGGAAATGCGTGCTTGCTTCGACCATGAGCGAAAACTCGCAGATCAGGATATCCAGTATCTGTTTAAGCTTCTGAGCAAGCACTATCGCCGTTGGTAGGCAAAGGAAAGGGACGACACCTATTTGGTCGTCCCTTTCCTTTGAGGTTGGCCTTGAGTGAATACAGCAGTATGGTACGTCAAGGAGTTTACCTATGATTTTGAGAACAGCTTCTAAGAATGTAGCCCTAGCCTTGGCCTTTTCTTTGGCCTTCCTTCTTTCTGGAACGTATGGAGACGCTGCTCCATTAAAAGTTGTCTCCTTCAATATCCAATTTCTTGGTCACTTCAAAAAGAAGGACAACAAAGCTTTAGCCAAGTTGCTTTCTGACTACGACCTTGTGTTCATTCAAGAGCTCGTGGCACCGCCTATAGCGGGTAAATATCCCGATGGTACGCCATTCAAAGCCGATAAAGAAGCCAAAGGGTTCTTTGACATCATGGGCATGCACGGCTTTTCTTTTAAGCTTTCGGAAGAGGACACCGGTACCGGTGATGAAATCCACAAAAACTCATCCGCAACCGAATGGTTTGTGGCCTTCTACAAGCCTGACAGAGTAATGCCGGCAGAGGATTTGCCTCACGGCTTCCTTGCTACGGACAGGTCAAATCATGACGACTATGAACGCGTCCCCTATGCTTTCCCATTTAGAGCAGGTGGTAGCGACCTTGTATTCATTTCGGTTCACCTGCAGCCAGGGGGAAGCGCCAAGAAAACTGCTCGACGTGCTCACGAATTCATGTCGATCTTTAACTGGATAGGAAATCAGACTGGTCAAGAACGGGATTACGTCATTCTTGGGGATATGAATATTGAGGACTGCGACGAGCTCAAATCCATCCTACCGAAAGGATACGCCTCACTGAACGACGCATGCACACCTACCAACACGAACCCTAACGGCCCAAAGCCATACGATCACGTCATTTACAGTGTGAAAGATAGCGCCAACGAGATGGCCAACAACCATTTCCAGGTAATTGACTTGGTGGCCGCTATGGAAACGACCTGGAACGAAGAAAATGGGAGCTTCCCTGGAAATCCCTATAGGCACAAAGAACTCCGGATGCGGTACTCTGACCACCATCCTATTGCGTTAAATATTGTTATCGAAGGTACGGATGATGATTAAAAAAATTGCCCACGCTAGAGGGTCACACCTACTTTTCTCAGTGCATTCCTCACGGAGGCTTCTTCAGGGGTGCTTTGATCTTTGGCCTTAGAGTGATTGAAAAAATCAGACTCTCCAGGGCAAAGATCTTTAACTTTTTTAAAGACCCCTTTTGCGTAACGAATTTCATCACGTAACTGCCTTAACCAAGACTCAAGATTGTTCTGATCATATAAGGTAAAAACGAGTCCGGTCAGTGACTCTTCTTCAATGGTGGATTCACCAGCATTCCCCATTACGACAGCATGTCTCCTCTGAATCTCGACAATATAAATAGGGACATTTTGCACAACTATTCTGACAACCAACAATCCCCGAGGGCAAGTTTTCTTCTTTGCATCAAGAAACACCCAGCTCCTGACGGCGGCCTCTACTTCATCGTCATCCCTAAACGGCTTAATAGCTATCAGGGCAATATCTTCGTCAGAGCTGAAACCATCTTCTATGGTAAACCACTGCACCGATGACACTTTATCTGGATAACATTCCTTCAAGTAAAGCAAAGCGTCCCAAACATCTCTCAACTTTCCTTTTGACTCCATGGTAGTGGGGTTGTGTATGGATGCAAATCCAATATCGCCACCTGTGCCTTGAGGCTCGTCCGTTGAGAACTCTGTTGAGGTGATATCGTCGTACCAATCCTGGACATCGCTTTCCTTGGCTTCTTCGACCTCTTCAATAATTACTCTCCCAGGGTTGCCAATCTTCATCTCATGGTTTTGTATTTCGGCAATTGACCCTCCTTGGTTCGGCTCGGAATCATCTGTTATATGCGCTTCATCAGGGGGAGTCATGATTTCAAGCTTAACTCGTCCCTTTCCTCCGGTATCATCATCTACTGGCTCTTGCTGAAGTTCCCCATATTTATTCATTAACAACGACACTATCGGTTTACCTAACGGAAGGTCATAGCCCATTATTTGAAGACCGAGAAAGGCGTTACCATTATCGCAAGATATTCCCCTTAAAATTAGCTTGGTTTTACCAACAAACCAAGGATCAACCTCTATAAAGATTGGCTCTGGTTTTTTTGCATCTTTGTCATAGCCAGACTCAATCTGAGAATAGATTTTTTTGGAGGCACTTTTGGTCCGTTGATCATAAAATAAGTGTGCAAGGAATGCGTTGTCACTTTTTCGAAACTTCTTACGTCTTGCGATTTTCCACACATTTTCATCAGTGGGCTGCTTTAGGTCTCTGAAGAACCTTCTTTTGCATTCTTCTCTTCCATATGTTGCTATGACTCGTTTTACCTCTTCGCTTGCACCATACATTCTTGAAAAAAACTCTAAGCTTGGAATAGAGATCAACTCTCCCGTAATTGCCTTGAATTGCAAGTTTATGTTTTTGTCACCTTCAAAATGCAAAGGATATTTACCCTGATCAAATGGGCGGTACCAATAGTCCAGTCCATCCACCATATCAAAAGAAGTGTGCCAAAAGTTATTTGTAAAGTTTACTTCGAATGTTCTCTCTTCAAAACGTGCAATTTTACGACATCGCCCATGACGCCAGACTGATCCCAAGCGGAGACTTCCAAGGCTGGTTAACAGGACTCTACGGTAGAGTACTCCCTCGCTTACCTGGTTGCCGACTATTTCTTTGAAAGCAACCCACACATAAGGCTGACTTTTTGCCCTACTACTTTTATTGATCCCAGAATACCACCAAACGATCCAATCACGATCATTCCCGAATAACGATTTCTTCAAAACAACACTGCTTTGTATCCGGTCAAACTCATAGTTGAAATCGAAAGGCATTAGATCCTCCTAATGAAAAATGCCACATTCAAAACATGTGGCATCATCTGTTGTCCTTATTTGGAAAGACATGTCGCAGCTAATTTCAAAATGTCGCAACAATTTCAAAAAATCACACCCCCCACCGATGAGACCGACATCCGATATGGTATGATGCGGTGTTCGGAAAGGGCGGGTGACCATCAATGCCTGTTGCTTGGGTAACAGGCCGGCCACGGAATAAATTTTGGTCACCTCCAGCGCTTCATCAAAATGAAGGGGAGGCAAAATGGTAGGAATTCGCTTGGCAAGCATGGTCTTACCGGAACCGGGAGGTCCGATGAACAACAGGTTATGCCCGCCAGCGGCTGCAATCTCGATGGCGCGCTTGGCATGTTCCTGCCCTTTGACTTCGGCGAAATCGGAAAGAAAATCCTGCCGCTCGTTCCACAGAGTATCAATATCCACGGTTGCAGGCTCCGGGACATTTTCCCCCAACAGAAGAGAAACGACTTCGGACAATGTCTGTGCGCCAAAAACCTCCAGATCAGTGACCACGGCTCCTTCCCTGCCGTTACCTGCCGGGACGATGATCCCACGTCCGCCTTCCTCTCGGGCAGCCAGAGCCAAAGGCAACACGCCGGGCACCGGTTTCAGTTCACCGGAAAGGGACAGCTCTCCCGCGAGGAACCATCCCTGCACGGCTTCCCTGCCGATGATTCCCATGCCGCACAAGATACCGATGGCCAAGGGTAAATCATATGCCGACCCTTCCTTGCGGACATCGGCAGGAGCGAGATTCACCGTAATACGAGCCGGAGGCACCTTGAATCCGCAGTTTTTCAGAGCAGAAAAAACACGCTCCTTGGACTCTTTGACTGCGCCCTCGGCAAGACCGACCATGGTAAAACATGGCATGCCGGAACGGGAAAAGTCGACTTCGAGCTGAACCTTGAAAGCATCAATGCCCATCAGGGCAGCGCAGGATATGGTGGAGATCATGTTGAATCCATTGTGAATATTGATAATTGTATTTTCAAATATCGATGATATGTAGCCGACTCCGGGATATCCTGCAAATATCCGTTTTCTTGCTTTCATAAAAGAGTCTCTCAAGCATGGTCCAGATTTCCTGCCCGGTGCATCCAAGCGCGGAAGATGCATCCCGAGGCTGGATTCCCCATCCATTACCTGATAGACAAGACCCATGCGATACCAATTTCGAATCCCCACTTCGGCAGCACTGCTCCTGACCTTCCTGCTCCTCCTGACACTGGTGGCCTGCGCCGGAAAAGAGGACGCCCCCATTGACGGCGGCGACACCCCAGCCGGGGAGACCTCGGACACGGAAACCCAGGCCACAAGCCAGGACCAATCCTCCCAGGCGGATCAGGAAGATGATGACGCGTTCGATGTTCAAGCCATCAATCTCGATCCCCTCGGCGATATTCGCCTTGTCGATGGAACAGTCCTTGAGTTGACCCAATTGGAACCCATTGGGAAATATTACGTCTATCTTTCCGGCAAACTCAATGACCGCTCCTCCACAGTCATCAGCCTCACACGAATAAAAGACCTGCGCCGATGGAAATCCATCACCTTCCCAGAACCACGCACCGTTGTGATTACGACACGGGACGAAAAAGAACTGAAATTTACGAGTGCCGCCCTCTACTTTGGCAATGACAGCTACGACACCTACACTTTTCGCGTCACCCCACCCGGCTCCTACCAGTCAGAGATCACTGAGGTGAAGAAAAAAGATGTCATCGCCATCAACTTCAACCCGCTGAAAAATCAGTGACCATGAGGATGCTTCGCGCTTCTTTCTCTCTGATATCGATTGCAGTCCTTCTTGCCTGCATGGCCGGATGCGGCGCGGTCATCGCAGGCAGTGCCGCTGCTCTGGGCACATATGTGTATATTGATGGGCAAACCCAAGGGAACTATGAAACCGATCTGCCCACAGCCTTCGCCGCGTCGCTGAACGCCTGTGCCGACCTGTCCATTCCCGTCACACGGGAAACCAGGGAAACGACCTCCGGCACCATCGAGGGAGTTCTCTCTGGTGATCGCGTCCACATATCCCTCGACCTCAAAGCAGAGAACGTGATCAGAATCACTGTCCGGGTCGGCCTTGTGGGTAACGAAAATGCTTCGCGCCGAATCCACAGCGCCATTGCCATGCATCTTCCAACACCACGCCCAGGAAACTGAGAGCACGCGGTCAGCACGACTCTCCTTGACCTTCGGACAATTTCAAGATAAAAATCGGTAAGTTTCTTTTGACATATTGCCCTTGCAAAACAAGGGTGACGATTGGTGACGATATGAACAAGGAGGACGGCATGATTCGGCTCGCCTTTGGTTCCATTCCCACCCGGATCAGTCTCAGATTGGGCACACGGAAACACTCCGCTCTCGCTATGGCCCCTCGCCTGAAGCAGGCGACCTGCATCTGGGACTCCGGACGCACGCCATGGCCCAGAGACGTTCAACTGGCCACACGAAAAAAAATTCATACAACCCCACGAGCGAGCACACGCCATGCAAGACACCTATACTCATAAGGACCTGGCCCGCCTCTGCCTGGTTTCCGAAACCACCATCAAAAGCTACCGACGCAAATTTCCCGGCTTTATTCCTGTCCTGACCCGTGGCAAACCCATCCGGTTCAAGAAGGAAGCAGGAGATGTCTGCCTCGCCATCCGCGACTGTTTTGAAAAAGGCATGTCCGTGCGCGAAACACGAAAAACCCTGAAAGAGAACTTTGCAGAACACCCAACGGCTCCGCAAAAATCCGCACAACGAACGCCATCCGCTCCGCACAGTGTTGTTTCAGAGGAATACCTGGAAAAATTTTTCGCGACCGCAGGGCAAATGATGCAGGGAATGGCCTCGCTGGCCACTGCCCAGGCCAAGGCTGGACAACGCTTACAAAAGCTGGAGGACGCCGTTGCCCGACTGGTCGAAATCGAGACTCGAAACACGGAGATGTTCTCCGAACT comes from the Pseudodesulfovibrio piezophilus C1TLV30 genome and includes:
- a CDS encoding DUF2220 family protein, whose translation is MTQKKESIVREALRKMAGKNAKLNPGKLQSRIMRTTGLDTVSIKIGMQALLDKKEIEAVEWDSMNCMPLGQMSLNLKPLPVEPHVHSWQQAVSISSLAPKAKKALSHKRVAGKMKGASDGFMVELIRSIEVLIQGQDDIPEGSPLFEASARFLCGSSKMLDDFGPTLLKTIGLDVERFSRSPRYVIVAGPPSPEAVVLIENPHSFERAIQSDASCAYVCTYGFGLTMSHDGYGTLLLENITTHLPHLKTLVRRGNPPKIRTLLEHQKLFFWGDLDLSGMRIYDSLHLQYPHIRLSALYGPMLKSLKEGGSHPYIPAAGKGKPGQPVQHKKLGELKDSVAQRVANLCAQRAVDQEIVLEGFKELSMHQLSEAMIEEFFNE
- a CDS encoding endonuclease/exonuclease/phosphatase family protein, translating into MILRTASKNVALALAFSLAFLLSGTYGDAAPLKVVSFNIQFLGHFKKKDNKALAKLLSDYDLVFIQELVAPPIAGKYPDGTPFKADKEAKGFFDIMGMHGFSFKLSEEDTGTGDEIHKNSSATEWFVAFYKPDRVMPAEDLPHGFLATDRSNHDDYERVPYAFPFRAGGSDLVFISVHLQPGGSAKKTARRAHEFMSIFNWIGNQTGQERDYVILGDMNIEDCDELKSILPKGYASLNDACTPTNTNPNGPKPYDHVIYSVKDSANEMANNHFQVIDLVAAMETTWNEENGSFPGNPYRHKELRMRYSDHHPIALNIVIEGTDDD
- a CDS encoding DUF3568 domain-containing protein, with the protein product MRMLRASFSLISIAVLLACMAGCGAVIAGSAAALGTYVYIDGQTQGNYETDLPTAFAASLNACADLSIPVTRETRETTSGTIEGVLSGDRVHISLDLKAENVIRITVRVGLVGNENASRRIHSAIAMHLPTPRPGN